A portion of the Mycobacterium paraseoulense genome contains these proteins:
- a CDS encoding GNAT family N-acetyltransferase encodes MAIFLIDLPPTDMERRLGDALKVYVDAMRYPRGTENQRAGMWLEHIRRRGWRGVGVVDAELGEGADAANPPPAELSNAPLLGVAYGYPGAPGQWWQQQVILGLQRGGLPPQEIAGLMNSYFELTELHIHPRAQGRGLGEALARRLLEGRAEENVLLSTPETTGEPNRAWRLYRRLGFTDVIRRYHFAGDPRAFAILGRKLPL; translated from the coding sequence TTGGCGATCTTCCTCATCGATCTGCCGCCCACCGACATGGAGCGTCGTCTCGGTGACGCCCTCAAGGTGTACGTCGACGCGATGCGCTACCCCCGGGGCACCGAAAATCAGCGTGCCGGGATGTGGCTCGAGCACATCCGCCGGCGCGGCTGGCGAGGGGTGGGCGTCGTGGATGCCGAGCTGGGCGAGGGCGCGGACGCGGCGAACCCGCCGCCCGCCGAACTGAGCAACGCGCCCTTGCTCGGCGTGGCCTACGGCTACCCGGGGGCGCCCGGGCAGTGGTGGCAACAGCAGGTCATCCTCGGCTTGCAACGCGGCGGTCTACCGCCCCAGGAGATCGCGGGCCTGATGAACAGTTATTTCGAGCTGACCGAGCTGCACATTCATCCGCGGGCGCAGGGTCGTGGTCTCGGCGAGGCGCTGGCCCGGCGGCTTCTCGAAGGCCGGGCCGAAGAGAATGTCCTGCTGTCCACGCCGGAGACCACCGGCGAGCCCAACCGGGCCTGGCGGTTGTACCGGCGCCTGGGGTTCACCGACGTCATCCGCCGCTACCACTTCGCAGGCGACCCACGGGCATTCGCGATCCTGGGGCGCAAGCTGCCGCTGTGA
- the mraZ gene encoding division/cell wall cluster transcriptional repressor MraZ, with amino-acid sequence MFLGTYTPKLDDKGRLTLPAKFRDALAGGLMVTKSQDHSLAVYPRGEFEQLARRASKASRSNPDARAFLRNLAAGTDEQHPDAQGRITLSADHRRYANLSKDCVVIGAVDYLEIWDAQAWQDYQQTHEENFSAASDEALGDII; translated from the coding sequence GTGTTTCTCGGCACCTACACGCCCAAACTCGACGACAAGGGGCGGCTGACATTGCCCGCCAAGTTCCGCGACGCACTGGCAGGGGGGTTGATGGTCACCAAGAGTCAAGACCACAGCCTCGCCGTCTACCCGCGGGGGGAATTCGAGCAGCTCGCGCGCCGGGCGAGCAAGGCCTCCCGCAGCAACCCCGACGCCCGCGCGTTCCTGCGCAACCTCGCGGCCGGCACCGACGAGCAGCATCCCGACGCGCAGGGACGCATCACGTTGTCGGCCGACCACCGCCGCTACGCCAACCTCTCCAAGGATTGCGTGGTGATCGGGGCGGTCGACTACCTGGAGATCTGGGATGCACAGGCATGGCAGGACTACCAGCAGACCCACGAAGAGAACTTCTCCGCGGCAAGCGATGAAGCACTCGGCGACATCATCTGA
- the rsmH gene encoding 16S rRNA (cytosine(1402)-N(4))-methyltransferase RsmH, with protein sequence MKHSATSSEAHARATWPLPEPTLAYFPNARFVPSDRDLDARAPARRAAEGSGAFSPTRGGVGVVDDSPDFGHVPVLLDRCVELLTPALTRDHADGAGAVLLDATLGAGGHAERFLTDLPGLRLIGLDRDPSGLEIARARLAPFADRVTLVRTRYDGIAAALAESGYGAAGSVDGMLFDLGVSSMQLDRAERGFAYAQDAPLDMRMDPESPLTAADIVNTYDEAALADILHRYGEERFARRIAAQIVRQRARTPFTSTGELVALLYRAIPAPARRTGGHPAKRTFQALRIAVNDELDSLRGAIPAGLDALAVGGRMVVLAYQSLEDRIVKRLFADAVASRTPVDLPVELPGHEPRFRSLTHGAERADAAEVERNPRSAAVRLRAVQRVQQATGKGDA encoded by the coding sequence ATGAAGCACTCGGCGACATCATCTGAGGCGCATGCCCGTGCAACGTGGCCTCTGCCCGAACCGACCCTGGCGTACTTCCCCAACGCCAGGTTCGTGCCTTCGGACAGGGACCTCGATGCAAGGGCGCCGGCCCGCCGGGCCGCCGAGGGGTCAGGGGCATTCAGCCCGACCCGGGGAGGTGTTGGGGTGGTTGACGATTCACCGGACTTCGGGCATGTGCCCGTCCTGCTGGACCGCTGTGTCGAGCTGCTCACCCCGGCGCTGACCCGCGACCACGCCGACGGTGCGGGCGCGGTGCTCCTCGACGCCACCCTGGGCGCCGGCGGGCATGCCGAACGGTTCCTGACCGACCTGCCGGGGTTGCGGCTGATCGGACTCGACCGCGATCCCAGCGGACTGGAAATCGCCCGGGCCCGGCTGGCGCCATTCGCCGATCGGGTCACCCTGGTGCGCACCCGCTACGACGGCATCGCCGCGGCGCTGGCCGAATCCGGTTACGGCGCAGCCGGATCGGTCGACGGGATGCTGTTCGACCTCGGAGTGTCATCGATGCAGCTCGACCGCGCCGAGCGGGGCTTCGCCTACGCCCAGGACGCGCCGCTGGACATGCGGATGGATCCCGAGTCGCCCTTGACGGCGGCCGACATCGTCAACACCTACGACGAGGCGGCGCTGGCCGACATCCTGCACCGCTACGGCGAAGAACGGTTCGCGCGCCGCATCGCGGCACAGATCGTGCGCCAGCGCGCCCGCACCCCCTTCACGTCGACCGGGGAATTGGTGGCCCTGCTGTACCGGGCGATTCCGGCCCCCGCCCGGCGCACCGGCGGGCATCCGGCCAAGCGGACCTTCCAGGCCCTGCGGATCGCCGTCAACGACGAACTGGACTCGTTGCGCGGCGCGATCCCGGCCGGGCTGGACGCGCTCGCCGTCGGTGGACGGATGGTGGTGTTGGCCTATCAATCGCTGGAAGACCGGATCGTCAAACGGTTGTTCGCCGATGCGGTCGCCTCGCGCACGCCGGTTGACCTGCCCGTCGAACTCCCCGGCCACGAGCCGCGATTCCGGTCGCTGACCCACGGCGCCGAACGTGCGGACGCCGCCGAGGTGGAACGCAATCCCCGCAGCGCAGCGGTGCGACTACGAGCCGTGCAACGGGTCCAGCAGGCAACCGGAAAGGGCGACGCATGA
- a CDS encoding DUF3040 domain-containing protein — MPLSDHEQRMLDQIESALYAEDPKFASSVRGGGFRAPTARRRLQGAALFVIGLAMLVSGVAFKATMIGNFPILSVFGFIVMFGGVVFAITGPRLSGRPDQAGSAPGSVRQRRAKGGSFTSRMEDRFRRRFDD; from the coding sequence ATGCCACTCTCCGATCATGAGCAGCGGATGCTCGATCAGATCGAGAGCGCTCTCTACGCCGAAGATCCCAAATTCGCGTCGAGCGTCCGCGGCGGAGGGTTCCGTGCACCCACCGCGCGCCGCCGCCTGCAGGGCGCGGCGCTGTTCGTCATCGGACTGGCAATGTTGGTTTCCGGTGTGGCCTTCAAAGCGACCATGATCGGAAACTTCCCGATTCTCAGCGTCTTCGGATTCATCGTGATGTTCGGCGGCGTGGTGTTCGCCATCACGGGCCCCCGGTTGTCCGGCCGGCCCGACCAAGCAGGATCGGCGCCCGGGTCGGTGCGCCAGCGCCGCGCCAAGGGCGGATCGTTCACCAGTCGTATGGAAGACCGGTTTCGCCGCCGCTTCGACGACTAG